In a single window of the Arachis hypogaea cultivar Tifrunner chromosome 6, arahy.Tifrunner.gnm2.J5K5, whole genome shotgun sequence genome:
- the LOC112696565 gene encoding pyruvate dehydrogenase E1 component subunit alpha, mitochondrial isoform X2 — protein sequence MDTYRYHRHSMSDPSSTYRTCDEISNERDLIERVRKLLLAHGIASEKEMKDIEKQVRKDVDDAIAKAKENHVGGQIKLKVKILRANFREDELVDMMINLFATYLFQLFFVIVFFVKLDDIVRGCHDLGYSIMVL from the exons ATGGACACCTATAGATACCACAGGCACTCTATGTCTGATCCTAGCAGCACATACCGTACATGTGACGAGATTTCCAAT GAGCGTGATCTAATTGAGAGAGTGAGGAAGCTATTATTGGCTCATGGCATTGCTTCTGAGAAGGAGATGAAG GACATTGAGAAACAAGTCAGAAAAGACGTCGATGATGCCATCGCTAAAGCAAAG GAAAACCATGTTGGAGGGCAAATCAAACTTAAGGTCAAAATTTTAAGAGCAAATTTTAGAGAAGATGAACTTGTGGACATGATGATAAACTTATTTGCTACTTATCTATTTCAACTCttttttgttattgtattttttgtaaaattagaTGATATAGTTCGAGGTTGTCATGACTTAGGCTATAGTATTATGGTACtttga
- the LOC112696565 gene encoding pyruvate dehydrogenase E1 component subunit alpha, mitochondrial isoform X1, whose translation MDTYRYHRHSMSDPSSTYRTCDEISNVRQERDLIERVRKLLLAHGIASEKEMKDIEKQVRKDVDDAIAKAKENHVGGQIKLKVKILRANFREDELVDMMINLFATYLFQLFFVIVFFVKLDDIVRGCHDLGYSIMVL comes from the exons ATGGACACCTATAGATACCACAGGCACTCTATGTCTGATCCTAGCAGCACATACCGTACATGTGACGAGATTTCCAATGTGAGACAG GAGCGTGATCTAATTGAGAGAGTGAGGAAGCTATTATTGGCTCATGGCATTGCTTCTGAGAAGGAGATGAAG GACATTGAGAAACAAGTCAGAAAAGACGTCGATGATGCCATCGCTAAAGCAAAG GAAAACCATGTTGGAGGGCAAATCAAACTTAAGGTCAAAATTTTAAGAGCAAATTTTAGAGAAGATGAACTTGTGGACATGATGATAAACTTATTTGCTACTTATCTATTTCAACTCttttttgttattgtattttttgtaaaattagaTGATATAGTTCGAGGTTGTCATGACTTAGGCTATAGTATTATGGTACtttga
- the LOC112696565 gene encoding pyruvate dehydrogenase E1 component subunit alpha-2, mitochondrial isoform X4, with amino-acid sequence MSDPSSTYRTCDEISNERDLIERVRKLLLAHGIASEKEMKDIEKQVRKDVDDAIAKAKENHVGGQIKLKVKILRANFREDELVDMMINLFATYLFQLFFVIVFFVKLDDIVRGCHDLGYSIMVL; translated from the exons ATGTCTGATCCTAGCAGCACATACCGTACATGTGACGAGATTTCCAAT GAGCGTGATCTAATTGAGAGAGTGAGGAAGCTATTATTGGCTCATGGCATTGCTTCTGAGAAGGAGATGAAG GACATTGAGAAACAAGTCAGAAAAGACGTCGATGATGCCATCGCTAAAGCAAAG GAAAACCATGTTGGAGGGCAAATCAAACTTAAGGTCAAAATTTTAAGAGCAAATTTTAGAGAAGATGAACTTGTGGACATGATGATAAACTTATTTGCTACTTATCTATTTCAACTCttttttgttattgtattttttgtaaaattagaTGATATAGTTCGAGGTTGTCATGACTTAGGCTATAGTATTATGGTACtttga
- the LOC112696565 gene encoding pyruvate dehydrogenase E1 component subunit alpha-2, mitochondrial isoform X3: MSDPSSTYRTCDEISNVRQERDLIERVRKLLLAHGIASEKEMKDIEKQVRKDVDDAIAKAKENHVGGQIKLKVKILRANFREDELVDMMINLFATYLFQLFFVIVFFVKLDDIVRGCHDLGYSIMVL; the protein is encoded by the exons ATGTCTGATCCTAGCAGCACATACCGTACATGTGACGAGATTTCCAATGTGAGACAG GAGCGTGATCTAATTGAGAGAGTGAGGAAGCTATTATTGGCTCATGGCATTGCTTCTGAGAAGGAGATGAAG GACATTGAGAAACAAGTCAGAAAAGACGTCGATGATGCCATCGCTAAAGCAAAG GAAAACCATGTTGGAGGGCAAATCAAACTTAAGGTCAAAATTTTAAGAGCAAATTTTAGAGAAGATGAACTTGTGGACATGATGATAAACTTATTTGCTACTTATCTATTTCAACTCttttttgttattgtattttttgtaaaattagaTGATATAGTTCGAGGTTGTCATGACTTAGGCTATAGTATTATGGTACtttga